The Blautia pseudococcoides genome segment TTTTAACAGGATATGCGGAGAAACACAATGTGAAAGAGCAGGAGCTGAATATAGAATTCTGATCGTGATCGTTCAACAGGTCTGCGCCGGACTGCATTTCATGCAGCCCGGCGTTTGTCTTGCCAGAACAAGTTGGCAGAAGGCCGGACTGTATGAAAAAAAACACTTGTGTTTGTCAGACGAATATGATAAAGTATAAAACGTTGTGAAAACAACGACTCTGGAGAGTCTCAGTAAGAGCGCCGAAGGTGTACAGCAGTTTCATCAGCTGCCAATCTCTCAGGCAAAAGGACAGAGTATACACAGATAATATCTTGTATATGTTTTGTCGTACTCTTATGGAGGCTGTGGGAAACCACAGTCTTTTTTGTTTATGATAACAGAAAACATACGGCGTGTGGTATTTATGAAAAAGAGAGGACGGAAGAAAAAATGTTACAGGTAGTTTTGCAGAAAGTGAATCACTTTATCACATGGTTTGACCAGGTGGTGTGGGGACCGCCGCTGATCGTTTTGATCCTAACGATAGGTATTTACCTGACGGTGAGAATGGGATTTTTACAGATCAGGCATCTGGGAAAAGCACTGAAGTTCATGGTTAAGAATGAGGATGGGGGCAACGGTGAGGTGACCAGCTTCGGCGCCCTCTGTACAGCCATGTCAGCCACCATCGGTACGGGTAATATTGTGGGAGTGGCAACCGCTCTTGCGGCAGGCGGCCCGGGAGCGCTGTTCTGGATGGTGCTGGCAGCCTTCTTCGGTATGGCCACAAAATACGCAGAGGGCGTTCTTGCCATAAAATACCGTACCATTGACAGTGACGGGCATGTGCTGGGCGGACCTTTTTATTATATAGAAAACGGAATGGGAGTCAGGTGGAGATGGCTGGCTAAGATATTCGCCTTTTTCGGAGCCGGCGTGGGGCTTCTGGGAATCGGGACCTTTACCCAGGTAAATGGTATATCCTCTGCGGTATGCAACTTTTTTGACCCGGAAAAAGCCAATACGGTATCTCTGCTGGGCGGCAGTTACTCTATTGCCACCGTCATCGCGGGTCTTATTCTGACTGTGTGCGTGGGCCTGGTAGTCATCGGCGGGCTGAAGCGGATTGCACAGGTTTCTCAGGTTGTTGTGCCGTTTATGGCTGTTTTATATTTTATATTTGCGTTTATTATCCTTGTGACCCATCTGGGAGAGATTCCGGCTGCTGCAGTGTCTATTGTAAAAAGCGCGTTTTCCGGCAGCGCCCTGGCGGGAGGTGCCATGGGAACCATGATGGTTGCCATGCAGAAGGGAATTGCCAGAGGTATTTTCTCCAATGAAGCGGGACTTGGCAGTGCGCCTATCGCAGCCGCGGCAGCACAGACAAAATCTCCGGTTCGTCAGGGTCTTGTATCTATGACGGGTACTTTTATTGACACTATTGTCATATGCACAATGACAGGCCTGTCCATCGTTGTGACAGGAACCTGGAACGCAGGACTGGAGGGTGTGGCTATTACAACCGCCGCAT includes the following:
- a CDS encoding alanine/glycine:cation symporter family protein; protein product: MLQVVLQKVNHFITWFDQVVWGPPLIVLILTIGIYLTVRMGFLQIRHLGKALKFMVKNEDGGNGEVTSFGALCTAMSATIGTGNIVGVATALAAGGPGALFWMVLAAFFGMATKYAEGVLAIKYRTIDSDGHVLGGPFYYIENGMGVRWRWLAKIFAFFGAGVGLLGIGTFTQVNGISSAVCNFFDPEKANTVSLLGGSYSIATVIAGLILTVCVGLVVIGGLKRIAQVSQVVVPFMAVLYFIFAFIILVTHLGEIPAAAVSIVKSAFSGSALAGGAMGTMMVAMQKGIARGIFSNEAGLGSAPIAAAAAQTKSPVRQGLVSMTGTFIDTIVICTMTGLSIVVTGTWNAGLEGVAITTAAFQKGLPFPPVVASVVLMVCLVFFAFTTILGWNYYGERCIEYLFNRNRKVVKGYRWLYILAIFIGPYMTVQAVWNIADIFNALMAFPNLIALAALSRVVFAETKAYFGKAAE